One stretch of Cellulomonas wangsupingiae DNA includes these proteins:
- a CDS encoding FHA domain-containing protein — MSTRTSAPRCASCGMPLGPGAESCAVCGARVPLIARPAAAQDDATADEPAGVGGLAARPAAAPEEPVAARWDLPAPVAPAAAPSAPAATAASGAPAPAAASGPPAPAPAFDAAAAGRAVREAARPPRTASSGRAAAPAPVEGSRVAGYAIDVLAAAVVGVVGFLVAGLVDVPAAAVAGVLVLLFVAAQVVALRRSGATLGVALVRTGTGDGRTRGAPGVSRTPVRGPGVPTPPPGPQPGPAGGGSEPSSVPAPVLDVVLPPPPSAQPAAVAPPVPDLLPQAPTGAEPLVAVSTPAADLLPGPPEATRRTRGAARAAGAGVAPVEVPASAGEDLDDLEHTRVRDPESLRRRSGTLALHFDTGERVRVVGRGLVGRGPRAEDGQDILHVVVLSDAARSLSRVHVEFGPQGATTDEEAAIWVMDRGSTNGTVVVDPSGAGRVLPAGARAVVGAGWVVRLGDREARVEDD, encoded by the coding sequence GTGAGCACCCGCACCTCGGCTCCACGCTGCGCGTCGTGCGGCATGCCGCTCGGCCCCGGCGCCGAGTCGTGCGCCGTCTGCGGGGCGCGGGTCCCCTTGATCGCCCGCCCGGCAGCGGCACAGGACGACGCGACGGCCGACGAGCCCGCCGGGGTGGGCGGCCTCGCGGCACGGCCTGCCGCGGCCCCCGAGGAGCCCGTCGCTGCGCGCTGGGACCTCCCGGCGCCGGTCGCTCCCGCGGCGGCGCCGAGCGCGCCCGCCGCGACCGCGGCGTCCGGCGCGCCCGCCCCGGCCGCGGCGTCCGGCCCGCCTGCACCGGCCCCGGCGTTCGACGCGGCAGCGGCGGGTCGCGCCGTGCGCGAGGCGGCCAGGCCGCCTCGCACGGCCTCGTCGGGTCGGGCGGCAGCGCCGGCGCCGGTGGAGGGCTCGCGCGTGGCCGGGTACGCGATCGACGTCCTGGCCGCCGCGGTCGTGGGCGTGGTGGGATTCCTCGTGGCGGGCCTGGTCGACGTCCCGGCGGCGGCCGTCGCCGGAGTGCTCGTCCTGCTGTTCGTGGCCGCGCAGGTCGTGGCCCTGCGCCGGTCCGGTGCGACGCTGGGCGTCGCCCTGGTGCGCACCGGCACGGGCGACGGGCGGACGCGAGGGGCACCGGGGGTGTCGCGGACGCCGGTCCGTGGACCCGGGGTGCCCACCCCGCCGCCGGGCCCGCAGCCGGGACCGGCGGGTGGCGGGTCCGAGCCGTCCTCCGTCCCGGCCCCGGTGCTGGACGTCGTCCTCCCGCCGCCGCCGTCCGCGCAGCCGGCAGCGGTCGCACCTCCCGTGCCCGACCTGCTGCCGCAGGCGCCGACGGGTGCCGAGCCGCTCGTCGCCGTCAGCACGCCGGCGGCGGACCTGCTGCCCGGACCGCCCGAGGCCACGCGTCGCACGCGCGGCGCGGCGCGCGCGGCGGGAGCGGGCGTCGCACCGGTCGAGGTGCCCGCGTCGGCGGGCGAGGACCTGGACGACCTGGAGCACACGCGCGTCCGGGACCCCGAGTCGCTGCGCCGGCGGTCCGGGACGCTCGCGCTGCACTTCGACACGGGCGAGCGCGTCCGCGTCGTCGGCCGCGGTCTGGTGGGCCGTGGACCGCGGGCCGAGGACGGGCAGGACATCCTCCACGTGGTCGTGCTGAGCGACGCCGCGCGGTCCCTGTCGCGCGTGCACGTCGAGTTCGGGCCGCAGGGCGCGACGACCGACGAGGAGGCGGCGATCTGGGTGATGGACCGTGGGTCGACCAACGGCACGGTCGTGGTCGACCCCTCGGGGGCCGGGCGGGTCCTGCCGGCGGGAGCACGTGCGGTGGTCGGTGCCGGCTGGGTCGTGCGGCTGGGCGACCGTGAGGCGCGCGTCGAGGACGACTGA
- a CDS encoding PP2C family protein-serine/threonine phosphatase: MAAGVRLRSAVATDQAARDTNEDTAWASDGLFVVADGMGGHEAGEVASRLVVEVVSGLAGTDPSLDDVTRVLREAHRRVRDLPSHGERRPGTTLTGVVVTRHAGVACWLVLNVGDSRTYRMVGGVLEQLTRDHSEVAELVEQGLVAVEDAARHPRRHVVTRVLGGGAARVDPDLSMFPVSAGDRMVVCSDGLTDVLPDARVQAVLRAERHPRAAADRLVREALAAGGQDNVTVVVVDAVALTPSRPAADGSGVAR; this comes from the coding sequence GTGGCGGCGGGCGTCCGGCTGCGGTCCGCCGTCGCCACGGACCAGGCGGCCCGCGACACCAACGAGGACACGGCGTGGGCGTCGGACGGGCTCTTCGTGGTCGCCGACGGCATGGGCGGTCACGAGGCCGGTGAGGTCGCCTCCCGGCTCGTCGTCGAGGTGGTGAGCGGCCTGGCCGGCACGGACCCCAGTCTCGACGACGTCACGCGGGTGCTGCGCGAGGCCCACCGCCGGGTGCGTGACCTGCCGTCGCACGGGGAGCGTCGCCCGGGCACGACCCTCACGGGCGTGGTGGTCACGCGCCACGCGGGCGTGGCGTGCTGGCTCGTCCTCAACGTCGGGGACTCCCGCACCTACCGCATGGTCGGCGGAGTCCTCGAGCAGCTGACGCGTGACCACTCCGAGGTCGCCGAGCTGGTGGAGCAGGGGCTCGTCGCGGTCGAGGACGCCGCGCGGCACCCGCGTCGGCACGTGGTCACCCGCGTGCTGGGCGGCGGCGCGGCCCGCGTCGACCCCGACCTGAGCATGTTCCCGGTGAGTGCCGGCGACCGCATGGTCGTCTGCTCGGACGGACTGACGGACGTGCTGCCCGACGCGCGCGTCCAGGCGGTGCTGCGCGCCGAGCGGCACCCGCGCGCCGCAGCGGACCGCCTGGTGCGCGAGGCCCTGGCCGCGGGCGGCCAGGACAACGTCACGGTGGTCGTCGTGGACGCCGTGGCTCTCACCCCCTCACGCCCCGCCGCGGACGGCTCCGGCGTGGCACGATGA
- a CDS encoding polyprenyl synthetase family protein, with protein MTTALALPLHDAALAERLTGRLDLVEELLRDAVTYADPIAHDASSHLVNAGGKRLRPLLALLTAELGDGGRREVVDAAAVVELTHLATLYHDDVMDSAPLRRGAPSAHEVWGNSVAILTGDLLFARASSIVSGLGPEAVRIQAQTFERLCLGQLHETVGPRPDEDPVAHYLQVLADKTASLIATSARFGAMFAGCRPDVVHTVTQFGETIGVAFQLADDVIDLTSDGEVTGKTPGTDLREGVPTMPALLLRSRAASTAAGPADRDVLALLDADLSDDADLAAAVAALREHEVVSLTRRRAVDLARQAVTELEPLPSGPVKDALVAFADALVDRAS; from the coding sequence GTGACGACCGCTCTCGCCCTCCCGCTCCACGACGCCGCGCTCGCCGAGCGCCTGACGGGGCGCCTCGACCTCGTCGAGGAGCTCCTGCGTGACGCGGTCACGTACGCCGACCCGATCGCGCACGACGCGTCGAGCCACCTCGTCAACGCCGGTGGCAAGCGCCTGCGTCCGCTGCTCGCCCTGCTGACGGCCGAGCTGGGCGACGGGGGCCGGCGCGAGGTCGTCGACGCCGCGGCCGTCGTCGAGCTCACGCACCTCGCGACGCTGTACCACGACGACGTGATGGACTCCGCGCCGCTGCGCCGCGGGGCGCCCTCGGCGCACGAGGTGTGGGGCAACTCCGTGGCCATCCTCACCGGCGACCTGCTGTTCGCGCGGGCGTCGTCGATCGTCTCCGGTCTCGGCCCCGAGGCCGTGCGGATCCAGGCGCAGACGTTCGAGCGGCTGTGCCTGGGCCAGCTGCACGAGACCGTCGGGCCCCGCCCCGACGAGGACCCGGTCGCGCACTACCTGCAGGTGCTGGCCGACAAGACGGCCTCCCTGATCGCGACGTCGGCCCGGTTCGGGGCGATGTTCGCCGGCTGCCGCCCCGACGTCGTGCACACGGTCACGCAGTTCGGCGAGACGATCGGCGTCGCGTTCCAGCTCGCCGACGACGTCATCGACCTGACGTCCGACGGCGAGGTCACGGGCAAGACCCCGGGCACCGACCTGCGCGAGGGGGTCCCGACCATGCCCGCGCTGCTCCTGCGCTCGCGCGCGGCGTCCACCGCCGCCGGGCCGGCCGACCGCGACGTCCTCGCGCTGCTGGATGCCGACCTCTCGGACGACGCCGACCTCGCCGCCGCGGTCGCGGCGCTGCGCGAGCACGAGGTCGTCTCGCTGACGCGCCGGCGTGCCGTGGACCTCGCACGGCAGGCCGTCACGGAGCTCGAGCCGCTGCCGTCGGGCCCGGTGAAGGACGCGCTCGTCGCGTTCGCCGACGCGCTCGTCGACCGGGCGTCGTGA
- the nuoN gene encoding NADH-quinone oxidoreductase subunit NuoN yields MSGFIAPEIAWGPLVPVLVVLLAAVLGVLVEAFVPDARRRAVQLTLTLASLAGALLAVAALWSGVEETGGTDVLGGSLVVDGPTLVLQATIALLALLSTLIFADRFAGGEDAFAPSAAAVPGSDYEEIARRKGLRQTEVYPLLLFATGGMMLFPATTDLLTLFVALEVLSLPLYLLCGMGRRRRLLSQEASMKYFLLGAFVSAIMLFGIALLYGYSGSLRYADIAVATATPNGLEGLLVVGALLLLAGLFFKIGAVPFHMWTPDVYQGAPTPVTGFMAACTKVAAFGALLRVVYGMLPGMAWDLDVVLWTVAILTMVVGTVAALVQTDVKRLLAYSSIAHAGFVLTGIVALDDAGITAVLFYLLAYGATTVGAFGLIALVREQGTGDDDVPAVLGEATRLSQWAGLGRTHPVLAVTFTLFLLSFAGIPLTAGFVGKFAVFTAAVEGGAWQLALVGVLASAAAAFFYVRIIVLMFFTEVPEAPVTAGTGTGVAPAAVAGSTPVVHGATGQQASVATAEPVTTERAPATTVVAGEGLTVVAVVVCAVLTVVLGVAPSPVLDAIASVAVLLP; encoded by the coding sequence GTGAGCGGCTTCATCGCCCCCGAGATCGCGTGGGGGCCCCTCGTCCCCGTGCTCGTCGTGCTGCTGGCGGCGGTCCTCGGCGTGCTCGTCGAGGCGTTCGTGCCCGACGCCCGTCGCCGGGCCGTGCAGCTCACGCTCACGCTGGCGTCGCTGGCGGGTGCCCTGCTGGCCGTGGCCGCGCTGTGGTCGGGCGTGGAGGAGACCGGCGGGACCGACGTGCTCGGCGGCTCGCTGGTCGTCGACGGCCCGACCCTCGTCCTGCAGGCGACGATCGCGCTGCTCGCACTGCTGTCGACGCTGATCTTCGCCGACCGGTTCGCGGGGGGCGAGGACGCGTTCGCGCCGTCCGCCGCCGCGGTCCCGGGCTCGGACTACGAGGAGATCGCCCGACGCAAGGGCCTGCGCCAGACCGAGGTGTACCCCCTGCTCCTGTTCGCCACGGGCGGGATGATGCTGTTCCCGGCGACGACCGACCTGCTGACGCTGTTCGTGGCGCTCGAGGTCCTGTCGCTGCCGCTGTACCTGCTGTGCGGGATGGGACGCCGCCGCCGCCTGCTCTCGCAGGAGGCGTCGATGAAGTACTTCCTGCTCGGCGCCTTCGTCTCGGCGATCATGCTGTTCGGCATCGCGCTGCTCTACGGGTACTCCGGCTCGCTGCGGTACGCGGACATCGCGGTCGCGACGGCCACGCCGAACGGGCTCGAGGGTCTGCTCGTGGTCGGGGCCCTGCTGCTGCTCGCCGGCCTGTTCTTCAAGATCGGCGCCGTGCCGTTCCACATGTGGACGCCGGACGTGTACCAGGGTGCGCCCACGCCCGTCACGGGGTTCATGGCGGCGTGCACCAAGGTCGCGGCGTTCGGGGCCCTGCTGCGCGTGGTCTACGGCATGCTGCCGGGGATGGCCTGGGACCTCGACGTCGTCCTGTGGACCGTCGCGATCCTCACGATGGTCGTCGGCACGGTGGCGGCGCTCGTCCAGACGGACGTCAAGCGGCTGCTCGCGTACTCCTCGATCGCGCACGCCGGCTTCGTGCTGACGGGCATCGTCGCGCTGGACGACGCGGGCATCACCGCCGTGCTGTTCTACCTGCTGGCCTACGGCGCGACGACGGTGGGTGCCTTCGGGCTCATCGCCCTCGTGCGCGAGCAGGGCACGGGCGACGACGACGTCCCCGCGGTGCTGGGCGAGGCCACGCGCCTGTCCCAGTGGGCAGGGCTGGGCCGCACCCACCCCGTCCTGGCGGTGACCTTCACGCTGTTCCTGCTGTCGTTCGCGGGCATCCCGCTGACCGCCGGCTTCGTCGGCAAGTTCGCGGTGTTCACCGCCGCGGTCGAGGGCGGGGCGTGGCAGCTCGCGCTGGTCGGCGTGCTGGCGTCGGCGGCTGCGGCGTTCTTCTACGTCCGCATCATCGTGCTCATGTTCTTCACCGAGGTCCCCGAGGCTCCGGTGACGGCCGGCACGGGCACGGGCGTCGCCCCCGCGGCGGTCGCGGGCTCGACCCCCGTGGTGCACGGCGCAACCGGGCAGCAGGCCTCCGTCGCCACGGCGGAGCCGGTCACCACGGAGCGTGCTCCGGCCACGACCGTGGTCGCCGGGGAGGGCCTGACGGTCGTCGCCGTCGTGGTGTGTGCCGTTCTGACCGTGGTGCTCGGTGTCGCGCCGTCGCCGGTGCTCGACGCGATCGCCTCGGTGGCGGTGCTGCTGCCGTGA
- a CDS encoding NADH-quinone oxidoreductase subunit M produces the protein MSNFPWLTALVVLPILGAAAMWLLPAGARPRTRVVALGFALVEVLLVVGAFLAFDTGAAATHQLLDTAPWIPALGVSWALGVDGVGLALIAMSVVLVAVVVLAAWREQGSVDGPTDRLRHYLALVLLLEAFIVLVFAARDVFLFYVVFEAMLIPVYFMIGAFGGAQRRYAAVKFLLYSLAGGLVMLVGVIALYLQGPGGPEGFLIENLVGLDMDPTVEKWIFASFFLAFAIKAPMFPVHTWLPDAAQQAPAGTSTLLVGVLDKVGTFGMLTLCLPLFPAASRWAAPAIIVLAVVSVLYGALLAIGQKDMMRLVAYTSVSHFGFIVLGIFAFTSTSIAGSSFYMVNHGLSTGALFLLVGFLAARRGSQQIVDFGGLQKVVPVLAGLFLVVGLSALSLPGLSTFVSEFLVIVGTFARHPAAAIVATLGVVLAAIYVLWLYQRVFTGPVRPELAAMTDLGTRERWVVGPLVALMLVLGFLPGPALDLVRPPALESIAQLGVDDVEPTVLVAIPAGTEGSDQ, from the coding sequence ATGTCGAACTTCCCCTGGCTCACCGCGCTGGTGGTGCTGCCGATCCTCGGTGCCGCGGCCATGTGGCTGCTGCCCGCCGGTGCCCGTCCGCGGACCCGCGTCGTGGCACTCGGCTTCGCGCTCGTCGAGGTGCTGCTCGTCGTCGGGGCCTTCCTGGCCTTCGACACGGGCGCGGCCGCGACGCACCAGCTCCTCGACACGGCGCCGTGGATCCCCGCGCTCGGCGTGTCGTGGGCGCTCGGCGTCGACGGCGTCGGCCTGGCGCTCATCGCGATGTCCGTCGTGCTCGTCGCGGTCGTCGTCCTGGCGGCCTGGCGCGAGCAGGGCTCGGTGGACGGCCCCACGGACCGGCTGCGGCACTACCTGGCGCTGGTCCTGCTCCTCGAGGCGTTCATCGTGCTGGTGTTCGCCGCGCGCGACGTGTTCCTCTTCTACGTCGTCTTCGAGGCGATGCTCATCCCCGTCTACTTCATGATCGGCGCGTTCGGCGGGGCCCAGCGGCGGTACGCCGCGGTCAAGTTCCTCCTGTACTCCCTCGCCGGCGGGCTGGTCATGCTCGTGGGCGTCATCGCCCTGTACCTGCAGGGGCCGGGCGGGCCCGAGGGCTTCCTCATCGAGAACCTCGTCGGGCTCGACATGGACCCGACGGTCGAGAAGTGGATCTTCGCGTCCTTCTTCCTCGCGTTCGCGATCAAGGCGCCGATGTTCCCGGTGCACACCTGGCTGCCCGACGCGGCGCAGCAGGCACCGGCCGGCACGTCGACGCTGCTGGTCGGCGTGCTCGACAAGGTCGGCACCTTCGGGATGCTGACCCTGTGCCTGCCGCTGTTCCCGGCGGCGTCGCGCTGGGCGGCTCCCGCGATCATCGTGCTGGCCGTCGTGTCGGTGCTCTACGGCGCGCTGCTGGCGATCGGCCAGAAGGACATGATGCGGCTGGTCGCGTACACGTCGGTGTCGCACTTCGGCTTCATCGTCCTGGGGATCTTCGCCTTCACGTCGACGTCGATCGCCGGCTCGTCCTTCTACATGGTCAACCACGGGCTGTCGACGGGGGCGCTGTTCCTGCTCGTCGGGTTCCTGGCGGCGCGGCGGGGGTCGCAGCAGATCGTCGACTTCGGCGGGCTGCAGAAGGTCGTCCCCGTGCTCGCGGGCCTGTTCCTCGTCGTCGGCCTGTCGGCGCTCTCGCTGCCCGGGCTGTCGACGTTCGTCAGCGAGTTCCTCGTCATCGTCGGCACCTTCGCCCGCCACCCGGCCGCCGCGATCGTGGCGACGCTGGGCGTGGTGCTCGCCGCGATCTACGTCCTGTGGCTCTACCAGCGCGTGTTCACCGGTCCCGTGCGGCCCGAGCTCGCGGCCATGACGGACCTCGGGACGCGCGAGCGGTGGGTCGTCGGCCCCCTCGTGGCGCTCATGCTCGTCCTCGGGTTCCTGCCCGGACCTGCGCTGGACCTCGTCCGGCCGCCCGCGCTCGAGAGCATCGCGCAGCTCGGCGTCGACGACGTCGAGCCGACGGTCCTCGTCGCGATCCCCGCCGGTACCGAAGGGAGTGACCAGTGA
- the nuoL gene encoding NADH-quinone oxidoreductase subunit L: MVPAVAPAAAWDGAQAAVWLVALPLLSAAVLLLLGRRADRWGHWLGVLASAGSFVVALVLLVGLLGRPAAERVTDVHLGTWLDAGALSIDAGLRVDPLSLTFVLLVTFVGTLIHVYSVAYMEHDAARRRFFAYLNLFVAAMLLLVLADSYVLLFVGWEGVGLASYLLIGFWNHHTPYAVAAKKAFVANRIGDVGLLVAMGLMFAAFGSLDFTSVNAGVGNASEGTVTAIGLMLLLAACGKSAQFPLQSWLGDAMAGPTPVSALIHAATMVTAGVYLIIRSGAVFTAAPTAQLVVAIVGAITLLFGAIVGCAKDDIKKALAASTMSQIGYMVLAAGLGPIGYAFAIFHLVTHGFFKAGMFLGAGSVMHGMDDQVDMRRFGGLGRYMKITYFTFMAGWLAILGIPPFAGFFSKDKIIEAAFVPVDGQPWRAWVFGTVALVGAGITAFYMSRLFFMTFEGQKRWSKKRDGSDQHPHESPALMTWPMIVLAVGSVGLGWVLSSVGFVEWLEPSVGHAEHADPVLAVPLIIGLTLVAVALGLVLAWRRYAVSTVPVTPPLGTALTRAARADLHQDAVNDALLVAPGQYLTRSLVYGDKAVVDGAVTGLGRTTVGIGDLVRRVQNGYARSYAAVMVVGVVGLAFVVLAARG, translated from the coding sequence ATGGTGCCTGCCGTCGCGCCGGCGGCTGCCTGGGACGGCGCGCAGGCGGCCGTCTGGCTCGTCGCGCTTCCGCTGCTCTCGGCCGCCGTCCTGCTCCTGCTGGGCCGGCGTGCCGACCGGTGGGGGCACTGGCTCGGCGTCCTGGCCTCCGCCGGCTCCTTCGTCGTGGCCCTCGTCCTGCTGGTCGGCCTGCTCGGACGCCCGGCGGCCGAGCGCGTGACCGACGTGCACCTCGGCACCTGGCTGGACGCCGGGGCGCTGAGCATCGACGCCGGCCTGCGGGTCGACCCGCTGTCGCTGACGTTCGTGCTGCTCGTGACGTTCGTCGGCACGCTCATCCACGTGTACTCCGTGGCGTACATGGAGCACGACGCGGCCCGCCGCCGGTTCTTCGCGTACCTCAACCTGTTCGTCGCGGCGATGCTGCTGCTGGTCCTCGCGGACTCGTACGTGCTGCTGTTCGTCGGCTGGGAGGGTGTGGGCCTCGCGTCCTACCTGCTCATCGGGTTCTGGAACCACCACACGCCGTACGCCGTGGCCGCGAAGAAGGCGTTCGTCGCCAACCGCATCGGTGACGTCGGCCTCCTGGTCGCGATGGGCCTGATGTTCGCGGCGTTCGGCTCCCTGGACTTCACGTCGGTGAACGCCGGCGTGGGGAACGCCTCGGAGGGCACGGTGACGGCCATCGGCCTGATGCTGCTGCTCGCCGCGTGCGGCAAGTCGGCGCAGTTCCCGCTGCAGTCCTGGCTCGGGGACGCGATGGCCGGCCCGACGCCGGTCTCCGCCCTCATCCACGCCGCGACGATGGTGACCGCGGGCGTCTACCTCATCATCCGCTCGGGCGCGGTGTTCACCGCGGCGCCGACCGCGCAGCTGGTCGTCGCGATCGTGGGGGCGATCACGCTCCTGTTCGGTGCGATCGTCGGCTGCGCCAAGGACGACATCAAGAAGGCGCTGGCCGCCTCGACGATGTCCCAGATCGGGTACATGGTGCTGGCCGCGGGCCTCGGCCCCATCGGCTACGCGTTCGCGATCTTCCACCTCGTGACCCACGGGTTCTTCAAGGCCGGCATGTTCCTCGGCGCCGGGTCCGTCATGCACGGCATGGACGACCAGGTCGACATGCGGCGCTTCGGCGGCCTGGGCCGGTACATGAAGATCACCTACTTCACGTTCATGGCCGGCTGGCTCGCGATCCTCGGCATCCCGCCGTTCGCCGGGTTCTTCAGCAAGGACAAGATCATCGAGGCCGCGTTCGTGCCCGTCGACGGCCAGCCGTGGCGCGCCTGGGTGTTCGGCACCGTGGCGCTCGTCGGGGCCGGCATCACCGCGTTCTACATGTCGCGCCTGTTCTTCATGACGTTCGAGGGGCAGAAGCGCTGGAGCAAGAAGCGGGACGGCTCCGACCAGCACCCGCACGAGTCCCCGGCGCTCATGACGTGGCCCATGATCGTGCTGGCCGTCGGGTCGGTCGGGCTGGGCTGGGTGCTCTCGAGCGTCGGCTTCGTCGAGTGGCTCGAGCCGTCCGTCGGTCACGCGGAGCACGCCGATCCCGTGCTGGCCGTGCCCCTGATCATCGGGCTGACGCTCGTGGCCGTGGCCCTCGGGCTCGTGCTCGCGTGGCGCCGTTACGCGGTCTCGACCGTCCCGGTGACACCCCCGCTGGGCACGGCGCTCACCCGCGCCGCCCGTGCCGACCTGCACCAGGACGCCGTCAACGACGCGCTGCTCGTGGCGCCGGGTCAGTACCTGACCCGCTCGCTCGTGTACGGCGACAAGGCCGTGGTCGACGGTGCGGTCACCGGCCTCGGCCGGACCACCGTCGGCATCGGCGACCTCGTGCGCCGCGTGCAGAACGGCTACGCCCGTTCGTACGCGGCCGTGATGGTCGTCGGTGTGGTCGGGCTCGCGTTCGTCGTCCTCGCCGCGCGCGGCTGA
- the nuoK gene encoding NADH-quinone oxidoreductase subunit NuoK — translation MSLTHYLVLAAILFAIGATTVLLRRNAIIVFMGVELMLNSTNLLLVTFSRFHGNLSGQVLAFFVMVVAAAEVVVGLAIIVTIFRTRRSASVDDVNLLKS, via the coding sequence GTGAGCCTCACCCACTACCTGGTGCTGGCCGCGATCCTGTTCGCGATCGGCGCCACGACGGTGCTGCTGCGGCGCAACGCGATCATCGTGTTCATGGGCGTCGAGCTCATGCTCAACTCCACGAACCTGCTGCTCGTGACCTTCTCGCGGTTCCACGGCAACCTCTCGGGCCAGGTGCTCGCGTTCTTCGTGATGGTGGTGGCCGCGGCGGAGGTCGTCGTGGGGCTCGCCATCATCGTGACCATCTTCCGGACCAGGCGCTCGGCCTCGGTCGACGACGTCAACCTGCTGAAGAGCTGA
- a CDS encoding NADH-quinone oxidoreductase subunit J produces MSTLLTALPAAAGALTESGQTSTAEAVLFWTLGPLMVLAALGLLFARKAVHAALAIVFVMISLAFMYVAQGAEFLGVVQVVVYTGAVMMLFLFVLMLVGVDRSDSLVETIRGQRWVGLLAGLGLAVVLVGVVGRATYGPPTGLAEANTPSNPEAVARLIFGQHVLAMEVVGALLVTAALGALVLTHRRRLTPKVGQRELAERRLRDGGHPVSLPAPGVYARHNAMDVPALLPDGTPLESSVPRVLRVRGQEADASEYAARIDRVLAGGWAVGGGTFTSDDDYRGEPGGPVAGTVTVREADAAETPTHDEEDAR; encoded by the coding sequence GTGAGCACGCTTCTCACCGCGCTGCCGGCCGCCGCCGGCGCGCTGACCGAGTCCGGCCAGACGAGCACGGCCGAGGCCGTCCTGTTCTGGACCCTCGGTCCGCTCATGGTGCTGGCCGCGCTCGGGCTGCTGTTCGCCCGCAAGGCCGTGCACGCGGCGCTGGCCATCGTGTTCGTCATGATCTCGCTGGCGTTCATGTACGTCGCGCAGGGTGCCGAGTTCCTCGGCGTCGTGCAGGTCGTCGTCTACACCGGCGCCGTGATGATGCTGTTCCTGTTCGTCCTCATGCTCGTCGGCGTCGACCGGTCGGACTCGCTCGTCGAGACGATCCGCGGCCAGCGCTGGGTGGGCCTGCTGGCCGGGCTCGGGCTGGCGGTCGTGCTCGTCGGCGTCGTCGGGCGTGCGACGTACGGACCGCCGACCGGGCTCGCCGAGGCGAACACGCCGTCGAACCCCGAGGCGGTCGCCCGGCTGATCTTCGGCCAGCACGTGCTGGCCATGGAGGTCGTCGGCGCGCTGCTCGTCACCGCCGCGCTCGGCGCGCTCGTCCTGACGCACCGCCGTCGCCTGACCCCGAAGGTCGGGCAGCGCGAGCTGGCCGAGCGGCGCCTGCGGGACGGCGGGCACCCCGTGTCGCTGCCGGCGCCCGGCGTGTACGCGCGGCACAACGCGATGGACGTCCCGGCGCTCCTGCCGGACGGCACGCCGCTGGAGAGCTCGGTGCCGCGCGTGCTGCGCGTGCGTGGCCAGGAGGCCGACGCGAGCGAGTACGCGGCGCGCATCGACCGCGTCCTGGCCGGCGGCTGGGCGGTCGGTGGCGGCACGTTCACGTCCGACGACGACTACCGGGGCGAGCCGGGCGGCCCCGTCGCCGGCACGGTCACCGTGCGCGAGGCGGACGCCGCCGAGACGCCCACCCACGACGAGGAGGACGCCCGGTGA
- the nuoI gene encoding NADH-quinone oxidoreductase subunit NuoI, with translation MIEQRSGIAEVFAPVAGFGVTFANMFKPTVTEQYPREQAPTKPRYHGRHQLNRYPDGLEKCIGCELCAWACPADAIYVEGGDNTPDAQFSPGERYGRIYQINYLRCIFCGLCIEACPTRALTMTNEYELAGPTRPGMIWEKQDLLAPLRSGQLAAPHPMVEGTSDTDYYRGEVTGVTDDQVAWVAEHRPDDPTLPENAARGATVPDLGETRLAQRAITAAAHRQGGAR, from the coding sequence ATGATCGAGCAGCGCTCGGGGATCGCGGAGGTGTTCGCCCCCGTCGCCGGCTTCGGCGTCACGTTCGCCAACATGTTCAAGCCGACGGTGACCGAGCAGTACCCGCGCGAGCAGGCGCCGACCAAGCCGCGGTACCACGGCCGTCACCAGCTCAACCGCTACCCCGACGGTCTCGAGAAGTGCATCGGGTGCGAGCTGTGCGCCTGGGCGTGCCCCGCGGACGCGATCTACGTCGAGGGCGGCGACAACACCCCCGACGCGCAGTTCTCACCGGGGGAGCGGTACGGCCGCATCTACCAGATCAACTACCTGCGCTGCATCTTCTGCGGCCTGTGCATCGAGGCCTGCCCGACGCGCGCCCTGACCATGACGAACGAGTACGAGCTCGCGGGACCGACGCGTCCCGGCATGATCTGGGAGAAGCAGGACCTGCTGGCGCCGCTGCGCTCGGGTCAGCTCGCGGCCCCGCACCCCATGGTCGAGGGCACGTCCGACACCGACTACTACCGCGGCGAGGTCACGGGCGTGACCGACGACCAGGTGGCCTGGGTCGCCGAGCACCGCCCGGACGACCCGACCCTGCCGGAGAACGCCGCCCGGGGCGCGACGGTCCCGGACCTGGGCGAGACGCGCCTCGCCCAGCGAGCGATCACGGCGGCCGCGCACCGCCAGGGGGGTGCCAGGTGA